The Bactrocera dorsalis isolate Fly_Bdor chromosome 3, ASM2337382v1, whole genome shotgun sequence genomic interval tttttacttttataagctTTGGTATAGTGAAGTTACCAGAGTACTAAGCCTATGTGAGTCCGGGTGAACAATACCTCGGGTCGCGGtgcatatttcaatttaatcCTATTCAGAACTTTTTTCCATAttaatcttaaaaaatcgaGAAATACTGGTTTtagtaaaaagtttaatttgcaTCGGACATAGAACATCTGGAAATCACTTTTCTGAGAGTAGGAATCGTATACTTTCTTCAAGAGCTTGGAAAAATAGTTTTAGATAATTATAGCCTCTTAAAATACTCATATTTTTCCTCTCTTcactatttgtttatatatttctcatttcttctttttcgccCCCAAAAACAGCACGAGTTCACCGAGAACCGCTATCTAACCGAAAAGCGACGCCAACAACTCAGTTCCGAACTGGGACTAAATGAAGCGCAGAtcaaaatttggtttcaaaacaAACGTGCCAAACTGAAAAAGTCGAGCGGTACTAAGAATCCCTTGGCCCTGCAACTAATGGCGCAAGGCCTTTACAACCACTCGACGGTGCCGCTGACGcgtgaagaagaagaactgcAAGAGCTGCAGGAGCGCGAGAACGCAGCAGCGGCCGCCGCAGCAGCAGAGGTAAGAAACGGTAGCGCCACGACGGCAACAACCGTGTCCACGTAGGTACTCTTACACTGCTGAGGTAATTGAATTTGGG includes:
- the LOC105233942 gene encoding homeobox protein invected, whose protein sequence is MALCYVLSVLTGPRTRKPKKLAGEKGSSSGASNGSGSGGGGAATAEDKRPRTAFSGSQLARLKHEFTENRYLTEKRRQQLSSELGLNEAQIKIWFQNKRAKLKKSSGTKNPLALQLMAQGLYNHSTVPLTREEEELQELQERENAAAAAAAAEVRNGSATTATTVST